The Haloplanus sp. CK5-1 genome contains a region encoding:
- a CDS encoding TRAM domain-containing protein: MEIPERLECLFSASIEERDDSYVITVPERELQMGSLQRGETYRIAVVPAHEPGEPERSEREDVESGREREAPEPPVAQGDTRDVEIEDIGEQGDGITRVERGFVVIVPETEEGERVKIEITDVRQNVAFADVVERSGHYE; the protein is encoded by the coding sequence ATGGAGATTCCCGAACGGCTCGAATGTCTGTTTTCGGCCTCGATCGAGGAACGGGACGACTCGTACGTGATCACCGTTCCGGAGCGTGAACTACAGATGGGTTCCCTCCAGCGAGGGGAGACGTACCGTATCGCGGTGGTCCCCGCACACGAACCGGGCGAACCGGAGCGGAGCGAACGCGAGGACGTGGAGTCCGGGCGGGAGCGCGAAGCGCCGGAGCCACCGGTCGCGCAGGGTGATACGCGGGACGTCGAGATCGAGGACATCGGCGAACAGGGCGACGGGATCACCCGGGTCGAACGGGGCTTCGTCGTGATCGTCCCCGAGACGGAGGAGGGCGAGCGGGTCAAAATCGAGATCACGGACGTACGGCAGAACGTCGCGTTCGCCGACGTCGTCGAACGGTCGGGTCACTACGAGTAG
- a CDS encoding IS6 family transposase — MAESERLSKCIEWIDLSFVERKRTPEWAIQVGIRCHLAGMSTRDASQFLDELGVKRSHVAVHNWVHKADLQQISTVSADQLAVDEKVIRINGDDYWLYGAVDPQTNEILQFRLFPATTKQTTRWFLTELHRQYRLDGVEFLVDDADYLVNVLDEDGYRFQMISHGNRNAIERVFWEIEQRTSSFATSFRHVEPQTAESWLKALAVRHNSRQS; from the coding sequence ATGGCAGAATCCGAACGCCTCAGCAAGTGTATCGAGTGGATCGACTTGTCGTTTGTGGAGCGAAAGCGGACTCCCGAGTGGGCGATTCAAGTGGGTATCCGGTGTCATCTCGCAGGTATGTCAACAAGGGATGCCAGTCAGTTTCTCGATGAGTTGGGAGTCAAACGTAGTCACGTCGCGGTTCACAACTGGGTGCACAAGGCCGATCTACAGCAAATTTCGACGGTGAGTGCGGATCAACTCGCGGTCGACGAGAAAGTGATCCGCATCAACGGCGACGACTACTGGCTGTACGGTGCCGTCGATCCCCAAACGAACGAAATCCTGCAGTTCAGGCTGTTTCCAGCGACGACGAAACAGACGACGCGATGGTTTCTGACCGAGCTGCATCGGCAATATCGGCTAGATGGCGTCGAATTTCTCGTCGATGACGCCGATTATCTAGTGAACGTCCTCGACGAAGATGGGTACCGATTCCAGATGATTTCACACGGGAATCGGAATGCCATCGAACGTGTCTTTTGGGAGATAGAACAACGAACCTCATCGTTCGCAACTAGTTTCAGACATGTCGAACCGCAGACAGCAGAATCGTGGCTCAAAGCCCTCGCCGTCCGGCACAACTCACGCCAAAGTTAA
- a CDS encoding GIY-YIG nuclease family protein → MTGGTYTLCLELSRAVDIEVGALGVHRFPPGAYAYTGSALGSGGFARVDRHRRIATGEDDTRHWHVDYLTGHPETDFVTVVTSDGVDAECRIARRLPDGPVPGFGASDCDCRSHLAAADRVATLLDAVESAHAAEN, encoded by the coding sequence ATGACCGGTGGCACGTACACGCTGTGTCTCGAACTGTCCCGCGCGGTCGACATCGAGGTCGGGGCCCTGGGCGTCCACCGGTTCCCCCCGGGTGCGTACGCCTACACCGGGAGCGCCCTCGGGAGCGGCGGCTTCGCCCGCGTCGACCGCCACCGTCGGATCGCGACCGGCGAGGACGACACCCGCCACTGGCACGTCGACTACCTCACCGGCCACCCCGAAACCGACTTCGTCACCGTCGTCACGTCCGACGGCGTCGACGCCGAGTGTCGGATCGCACGGCGACTGCCGGACGGGCCGGTTCCGGGCTTCGGCGCGTCGGACTGCGACTGTCGGTCACACCTCGCGGCGGCCGACCGGGTCGCGACGCTGCTCGACGCCGTCGAGTCGGCACACGCGGCGGAGAACTGA
- a CDS encoding pentapeptide repeat-containing protein, with protein sequence MTEENELDTVNRQVARVPVLFLIDVSGAKRRRIETEDGNRRRVIDLLNEGLEIFTEQVSEDLLAHESVDVSLVTFGGRVKTEQDFRPIKETWIESSPPTFSARGSTPMCKAIIKGIKKLEEYEHYLHGTELAYRLPLIWLITDGRPDQSSGEIWQEAQKAIGEGFCDHSKFFFAVGLGENADEEILNNIVSKAGDDFVEVLQLEESLSMDAFRIAADCVKARSHKGYSTATEILFSEAVDLKGVNLYKASLSEADLSGKDLSNADLTNADLSGADLSGADLSDANFTHADLSEADFRAADLEGATMDGEEIGLRDIEEAGGITERTSNDDN encoded by the coding sequence ATGACTGAAGAAAATGAATTAGACACAGTCAACCGTCAGGTCGCACGCGTACCGGTTTTGTTCTTGATAGACGTGTCTGGAGCAAAAAGACGAAGAATTGAAACAGAGGATGGCAATAGACGACGAGTGATAGATTTATTGAACGAAGGATTAGAAATATTCACTGAGCAGGTGTCTGAAGACCTTTTAGCACACGAAAGTGTGGACGTGTCACTAGTGACTTTCGGTGGCAGGGTGAAAACAGAACAGGATTTCCGACCAATTAAAGAGACGTGGATAGAGTCAAGCCCGCCAACATTCTCTGCAAGAGGAAGTACCCCAATGTGTAAAGCGATAATTAAAGGGATTAAAAAATTAGAAGAATATGAGCACTATCTGCACGGAACAGAACTCGCCTACAGACTTCCCCTGATTTGGCTTATCACAGACGGCCGACCGGATCAGTCTAGTGGTGAGATCTGGCAGGAAGCACAGAAGGCGATCGGAGAAGGTTTTTGTGACCATTCTAAATTCTTTTTTGCTGTAGGGTTGGGTGAGAATGCGGATGAAGAGATACTGAATAACATAGTATCAAAAGCAGGTGATGACTTCGTAGAGGTGCTACAACTCGAAGAGAGCTTAAGCATGGATGCGTTTCGCATTGCTGCGGACTGTGTAAAGGCTCGTTCACACAAGGGTTACTCCACAGCAACTGAGATCTTGTTTTCTGAAGCGGTAGATCTCAAGGGTGTCAACCTCTATAAGGCTAGCCTGTCTGAAGCCGATCTTTCCGGGAAAGATCTCTCTAACGCCGACCTCACCAATGCTGACCTTTCAGGAGCTGATTTGTCTGGAGCTGATCTTTCCGACGCCAATTTCACTCATGCTGACCTTTCGGAGGCCGATTTTAGAGCGGCCGATTTAGAGGGGGCTACGATGGATGGGGAAGAGATAGGTTTGAGAGATATAGAAGAGGCAGGCGGCATCACAGAGAGAACCTCTAATGACGATAATTGA
- a CDS encoding helix-turn-helix transcriptional regulator — translation MTDDGPAAVVDRRIDTLRVLADGPASTPTLVDRVDVSRSTVDRAIHELGALGFVASAPGDNRITTLGRVALAAHDRRSRRLDTLADAAPLFDDVALDVDPAVFDDATLVLAGPRAPHRPVDRVATLVADATHVSVYTARFLGRHARLYHDRVVDAGMTGSFVATDRVIEQVAAARPDDLRDVIDLGRVALRRTGRDDPVTLVLAETPTGPEMGLVVYRDGVPRGFLDNDHPAATRWARAVHERLWTAAAPVDL, via the coding sequence ATGACGGACGACGGCCCGGCGGCGGTCGTCGACCGCCGGATCGACACCCTCCGAGTTCTCGCCGACGGCCCGGCCTCGACGCCGACGCTCGTCGACCGGGTAGACGTTTCCCGCTCGACGGTCGACCGGGCGATCCACGAACTGGGGGCGCTGGGATTCGTGGCTTCGGCGCCGGGCGACAATCGCATCACGACGCTCGGACGGGTGGCGCTCGCCGCACACGACCGTCGGTCCCGACGGCTCGACACCCTCGCCGACGCCGCACCGCTTTTCGACGACGTCGCCCTCGACGTCGATCCCGCTGTCTTCGACGACGCGACGCTGGTGCTTGCAGGGCCACGGGCCCCCCACCGCCCCGTCGACCGCGTCGCCACGCTCGTCGCGGACGCGACCCACGTGTCGGTGTACACCGCGCGATTCCTCGGTCGCCACGCCCGTCTCTACCACGACCGAGTCGTCGACGCGGGGATGACCGGATCCTTCGTCGCCACGGATCGGGTGATCGAGCAGGTGGCCGCGGCGCGTCCGGACGACCTGCGCGACGTGATCGACCTCGGGCGCGTCGCACTCCGGCGGACGGGGCGGGACGATCCCGTGACGCTCGTCCTCGCGGAGACGCCGACCGGCCCGGAGATGGGGCTGGTGGTCTATCGCGACGGCGTCCCCCGGGGCTTCCTCGACAACGACCACCCCGCGGCGACCCGGTGGGCGCGCGCCGTCCACGAACGCCTGTGGACGGCGGCGGCGCCGGTCGACCTCTAA
- a CDS encoding ribbon-helix-helix protein, CopG family has product MGVTRKVNFRLPDELVEKADVAAEVSHKNRTEIIKEALQQYLQEVEDDEKFKEAVVELYLDNEIGFETLKQFIGRQDAESVRASKALLKQGEDLADELAEL; this is encoded by the coding sequence ATCGGTGTGACACGAAAAGTCAACTTCAGACTCCCGGACGAACTCGTCGAGAAGGCCGACGTAGCCGCCGAAGTCTCCCACAAGAATCGGACCGAAATCATCAAAGAGGCGCTCCAGCAGTACCTCCAGGAAGTTGAGGACGACGAGAAGTTCAAGGAAGCAGTCGTCGAACTCTACCTCGACAACGAAATCGGATTCGAGACACTGAAGCAGTTTATCGGGCGGCAAGACGCCGAAAGCGTTCGAGCCTCCAAAGCACTCCTCAAACAAGGCGAGGATCTGGCCGACGAACTCGCCGAACTATAG
- a CDS encoding DHH family phosphoesterase encodes MPTPEDVSEAFDECATSLIVAHAQADLDALGSAVGLGESLDGDTRIVVPNGVGTRARRLERGFDVELEEPSDVDPSAADRIVVVDTSSSDRIDPLSLEGVTGTVVVVDHHHPGDLLDGATATYVDTDAGATAALVARIIAASDADPTPTAAVALAAGLIDDTDSLTTATPAEFALLGELLEVAGDRAKALPKLLRREPSFGERVAKAKAVVRSTGYRADETLVLLTEVGGEQSAAARTLRDAGADVALVVSDRGSRVWLIGRAEPDAVHLPEHVFDPLVERFGGHGGGHAEAGVAKFDTGTPSEIRAATLSRLETVLGSRLSELS; translated from the coding sequence ATGCCCACCCCTGAAGACGTCTCGGAGGCGTTCGACGAGTGCGCCACGTCCCTGATCGTCGCTCACGCGCAGGCCGATCTGGACGCACTCGGTTCGGCCGTCGGACTGGGAGAGTCACTCGACGGCGACACTCGGATCGTGGTCCCGAATGGGGTGGGGACGCGGGCACGGCGACTCGAACGCGGGTTCGACGTGGAACTGGAGGAACCAAGCGACGTGGACCCCTCGGCGGCGGACCGTATCGTCGTGGTCGATACGTCGTCGTCCGATCGCATCGACCCGCTCTCGCTGGAGGGAGTCACCGGAACGGTGGTGGTCGTCGACCACCACCACCCAGGTGATCTCTTGGACGGTGCGACGGCGACGTACGTCGACACGGACGCGGGAGCCACTGCGGCGTTGGTCGCCCGGATCATCGCGGCCTCGGACGCCGACCCGACGCCGACCGCAGCCGTCGCGCTCGCTGCGGGTCTGATCGACGACACGGACTCCCTCACCACGGCGACACCCGCGGAGTTTGCCCTGCTAGGGGAGTTGCTGGAGGTCGCAGGGGACCGTGCGAAAGCGCTCCCGAAGCTACTGCGACGCGAGCCGTCGTTCGGGGAGCGCGTCGCCAAGGCGAAAGCCGTCGTTCGGTCGACCGGGTACCGTGCCGACGAGACGCTCGTACTGCTCACGGAGGTCGGTGGTGAGCAATCGGCAGCCGCTCGGACACTGCGGGACGCGGGGGCGGACGTCGCACTCGTCGTCTCGGACCGTGGCTCGCGGGTCTGGCTCATCGGACGGGCGGAACCGGACGCGGTCCACCTTCCGGAGCACGTCTTCGACCCACTCGTCGAACGGTTCGGCGGTCACGGCGGCGGCCACGCGGAGGCCGGTGTCGCGAAGTTCGACACTGGGACACCATCGGAGATCAGAGCGGCGACGCTGTCACGCCTCGAAACGGTGCTCGGGAGTCGGTTGTCGGAGCTCTCCTGA
- a CDS encoding DUF3179 domain-containing protein: MRVTRRRFVAAAGLGAVAGCTGSADPGAGGTSSTSTGSGVEESIPVEDVVPTADRTLPLPMARDDLRAHAVSGGPPKDGIPSIDDPTFVGSANADFLNPGDPVFGVVHGDVVKAYPQKILVRHEIVNDHLGDRPVAVTYCPLTGTVQGFERGETTFGVSGRLINNNLVMYDRATETWWPQILATSIPGPWNETPGTHSLREFGLVWTTWRLWRERHPDTTVLSTDTGSAQNYGRDPYGSYNPTRGYYENGTTLFGTLTEDDRFDRKHVVLGARIPDGAVAFDKAPLLERGVMTGELGGTPVVAVADSDLDTGYVYLNPDGRPVASDGERVSVDGSSHDPADLPLARVHTFDAMWFAWHGYYPETDVYA; the protein is encoded by the coding sequence ATGAGAGTCACTCGACGCCGGTTCGTCGCTGCGGCCGGTCTCGGCGCCGTCGCCGGGTGTACGGGAAGCGCCGATCCCGGGGCCGGGGGCACGTCGTCGACGTCGACCGGGTCGGGCGTCGAGGAGTCGATCCCCGTCGAGGACGTGGTGCCGACCGCGGATCGGACGCTCCCGTTGCCGATGGCCCGGGACGACCTCCGAGCCCACGCCGTCTCGGGAGGCCCGCCCAAGGACGGCATCCCCTCGATCGACGACCCGACCTTCGTCGGGAGCGCCAACGCCGACTTCCTGAACCCGGGTGATCCCGTCTTCGGCGTCGTCCACGGCGACGTGGTGAAAGCCTACCCCCAGAAGATCTTGGTCCGTCACGAGATAGTCAACGACCACCTCGGCGACCGCCCGGTCGCGGTGACGTACTGTCCGCTCACCGGGACTGTCCAGGGGTTCGAACGCGGCGAGACGACCTTCGGCGTCTCCGGTCGCCTGATCAACAACAACCTCGTGATGTACGACCGCGCCACGGAGACCTGGTGGCCACAGATCCTCGCCACCTCGATACCCGGCCCGTGGAACGAGACCCCCGGCACCCACTCGCTGCGGGAGTTCGGCCTCGTGTGGACGACCTGGCGTCTGTGGCGGGAGCGACACCCCGACACGACGGTCCTCTCGACGGACACCGGGTCGGCGCAGAACTACGGCCGGGATCCGTACGGCTCGTACAACCCTACCCGTGGCTACTACGAGAACGGGACGACGCTGTTCGGGACGTTGACGGAGGACGACCGGTTCGACCGGAAGCACGTCGTCCTCGGTGCCCGGATCCCGGACGGGGCCGTGGCGTTCGACAAGGCACCGCTCCTCGAACGGGGAGTGATGACGGGCGAACTTGGCGGGACGCCCGTCGTCGCCGTCGCCGACTCCGATCTGGACACCGGCTACGTCTACCTGAACCCCGACGGGCGACCCGTCGCGAGCGACGGCGAACGGGTGTCGGTCGACGGGTCGTCGCACGACCCCGCCGACCTCCCCCTCGCGAGGGTCCACACCTTCGACGCGATGTGGTTCGCCTGGCACGGCTACTACCCGGAGACCGATGTCTACGCGTGA
- a CDS encoding molybdopterin-dependent oxidoreductase has translation MTDLERHPIPADVDPEAWTLDVTGSVDRPLTLTRDDLSTYSLDPFHEDFDCEAGWTAEGLAWRGIRVGVLLDRATPTEDTAYGLVRAMDGDYACSFPVDRLHDALLAVELDGEPLPAAHGGPARLVPTGDGGDCWESVKWVSEIELLEREPTTADTAESLALSRID, from the coding sequence GTGACCGACCTCGAACGCCATCCGATCCCGGCGGACGTCGACCCCGAGGCGTGGACGCTCGACGTCACCGGGTCAGTCGACCGACCGCTCACGCTCACGCGAGACGACCTCTCGACGTACTCCCTCGACCCGTTCCACGAGGACTTCGACTGCGAGGCCGGCTGGACGGCCGAGGGCCTCGCGTGGCGTGGCATCCGGGTCGGGGTGCTCCTCGACCGGGCCACACCCACCGAGGATACGGCGTACGGACTCGTCCGGGCCATGGACGGCGACTACGCGTGTTCGTTTCCCGTCGACCGCCTCCACGATGCCCTCCTCGCGGTCGAACTCGACGGCGAACCGCTGCCGGCCGCCCACGGCGGCCCAGCACGGCTGGTTCCGACCGGCGACGGCGGGGACTGCTGGGAGAGCGTCAAGTGGGTCTCCGAAATCGAACTGCTGGAGCGGGAACCGACGACGGCGGACACCGCCGAGTCGCTGGCGCTCTCCCGCATCGACTGA
- a CDS encoding ISH3 family transposase produces MRLPKLKRILTDPDEYISNSQLKSLSMELLELIPMEGIEGSGLDSEEIMEVVLRAAVDTTSVNGVTTNTEDTPNREPVMDWLHTLEKEPMLDAVNDILALVAMTVLDRGGSRTICLDFMDNPFHGHPDDEDEFRRMEARDGTTKCHRYCTAFVIAQGKPLTLAVEPVDGEDSKADAVERVLARVETYPFETDQILMDRDAFVGELIGVLRETAPPVFPVITRKDSLREKLAVTASHMTEETVCEDKEYEQTYPLAVNVTYQNGDRGKSGLKQTGYAAYGLEDRTPQQVAQVYNHRSRIEKSYEKFREARALTTTPSTIIRLFYVGVGFLLEQLWLVLQWAVLARPRRGGRALPTDFTFSDGFLHGIEQVLDDELGWKQKHRTNSEGLPPGYEHGLG; encoded by the coding sequence ATGAGGCTACCAAAACTCAAACGCATCCTCACAGATCCGGACGAGTACATTTCGAACAGCCAGTTGAAGTCTCTTAGCATGGAGTTGCTTGAGCTGATACCGATGGAAGGAATCGAGGGCTCTGGCCTCGATTCCGAGGAGATCATGGAAGTCGTCTTACGAGCTGCTGTTGACACAACCTCAGTCAACGGCGTCACAACGAATACTGAGGACACGCCAAACCGCGAGCCAGTGATGGACTGGTTGCACACCCTGGAGAAAGAGCCGATGCTCGATGCTGTCAACGATATCCTCGCACTGGTGGCAATGACGGTTCTCGACCGCGGCGGGTCGAGAACCATCTGTCTGGACTTCATGGACAATCCGTTCCACGGTCATCCAGACGACGAGGACGAGTTCAGGAGAATGGAAGCACGGGACGGAACCACGAAGTGTCACCGGTACTGTACTGCGTTCGTCATCGCGCAGGGAAAGCCACTAACACTGGCAGTTGAACCAGTTGATGGCGAGGACAGCAAGGCCGACGCGGTCGAGCGCGTGCTCGCCCGCGTCGAGACATATCCATTCGAGACCGACCAGATCCTCATGGACAGAGACGCCTTCGTCGGGGAGTTAATCGGTGTTCTTCGGGAGACAGCACCGCCAGTCTTTCCGGTCATAACCCGGAAAGACTCGCTCCGGGAGAAACTTGCTGTCACTGCTTCGCATATGACAGAAGAGACGGTCTGTGAAGACAAAGAGTACGAACAGACGTATCCGCTGGCAGTGAACGTCACCTACCAGAACGGTGATCGTGGAAAATCAGGGCTCAAACAAACGGGCTACGCGGCGTACGGTCTGGAAGACCGCACGCCGCAGCAAGTGGCGCAGGTCTACAACCATCGGTCACGGATCGAGAAGAGCTATGAGAAGTTCCGCGAAGCGCGTGCTTTGACAACGACGCCATCGACGATAATTCGGCTCTTCTACGTGGGTGTCGGGTTCCTGTTGGAGCAGTTGTGGCTCGTGTTGCAATGGGCAGTGCTCGCCCGGCCACGGCGTGGCGGGCGAGCACTCCCGACAGATTTCACGTTCAGTGATGGGTTTCTCCACGGGATCGAGCAGGTGTTAGACGATGAGCTCGGCTGGAAGCAAAAGCATCGGACAAACAGTGAAGGGTTACCACCAGGATACGAGCACGGACTCGGCTGA
- a CDS encoding DUF5518 domain-containing protein, producing the protein MVRIGPLQTTVMWKYALVGGVLALPFTALEAWRSPEDMTLGMVVVGSVVAGYLVKRRGGKSTATGLRAGLVGGFPALWGLHELLWAVPTVPNPLWFRIVGGVMVLSVGGVMLVALAVFGSIAGRFGGWVAERRGHGGAVDATGSDR; encoded by the coding sequence ATGGTCCGAATCGGCCCCCTCCAAACGACCGTGATGTGGAAGTACGCCCTCGTGGGAGGGGTACTCGCACTGCCGTTCACCGCACTCGAAGCGTGGCGGTCCCCGGAGGATATGACACTCGGAATGGTCGTCGTGGGGAGCGTGGTCGCCGGCTACTTGGTCAAGCGACGCGGCGGGAAGAGCACTGCGACCGGACTCCGAGCCGGCCTCGTCGGTGGATTCCCGGCCCTCTGGGGGCTACACGAACTCCTCTGGGCGGTCCCGACCGTCCCGAACCCCCTGTGGTTCCGAATCGTCGGAGGCGTGATGGTGCTCTCGGTCGGTGGCGTCATGTTGGTCGCGTTGGCTGTCTTCGGTTCGATCGCCGGGCGCTTCGGTGGCTGGGTAGCCGAACGACGCGGTCACGGCGGGGCAGTCGACGCAACCGGTAGTGACCGGTGA
- a CDS encoding HAMP domain-containing sensor histidine kinase: MESIIDAVLALARAGQDVDDPVGLDAVATDAWAQVPTLGAAVDIDTGLTVQGDPTRLQRLFENAFRNCVEHVAPGEADTPLDLSVTVGALPDGEGFYVEDDGVGIPAEERDRVLEFGYSTADDGTGVGLSVVEDIAEAHGWAMTVTEADGGGARFEFEGVV; encoded by the coding sequence ATGGAGTCGATCATCGACGCCGTGTTGGCGCTCGCCCGCGCGGGCCAGGACGTCGACGATCCGGTCGGCCTCGACGCGGTGGCGACCGACGCCTGGGCACAGGTGCCGACGCTCGGCGCGGCCGTCGATATCGACACCGGCCTGACGGTGCAGGGCGATCCGACCCGCCTCCAACGGTTGTTCGAGAACGCCTTTCGGAACTGTGTGGAACATGTCGCTCCCGGCGAGGCCGACACCCCACTCGACCTCTCTGTCACCGTCGGAGCGCTCCCGGACGGTGAGGGGTTCTACGTCGAAGACGACGGCGTCGGCATCCCGGCCGAGGAGCGCGACCGGGTCCTCGAATTCGGATACTCGACGGCCGACGACGGAACCGGCGTCGGCCTGAGCGTCGTCGAGGACATCGCCGAGGCCCACGGCTGGGCGATGACGGTCACGGAAGCCGACGGTGGCGGCGCGCGATTCGAGTTCGAGGGCGTCGTGTGA
- a CDS encoding cyclodeaminase/cyclohydrolase family protein: MTYADDSIDDFLSAVASESVTPAGGTTAAVVGATGAALCEMVCLHTLDAHGNGEPRDGTTEADLPSIRDDLRWYRGRLLALADSDADAVATLLAAQPTDCAGATPEAKRATGVPLAIAEACSAVLDHAATVTEVGTPVAVPDAVTGAFLARAAVRATAFTVRHNADRSADPAFADGMVRRAAAVERDAERACERVVATAEARR; the protein is encoded by the coding sequence GTGACCTACGCCGACGACTCGATCGACGACTTCCTGTCGGCCGTCGCCTCGGAGTCCGTTACCCCCGCTGGCGGGACGACGGCGGCCGTCGTCGGCGCGACCGGCGCGGCACTCTGTGAGATGGTCTGTCTCCACACCCTCGACGCGCACGGGAACGGCGAACCCCGAGACGGTACGACCGAGGCCGACCTGCCCTCGATTCGCGACGACCTCCGGTGGTATCGGGGGCGACTGTTGGCGCTCGCCGACTCCGACGCCGACGCGGTCGCGACGCTGCTTGCGGCCCAGCCCACCGACTGTGCGGGTGCGACTCCCGAGGCCAAGCGAGCAACGGGCGTCCCCCTCGCGATCGCCGAGGCGTGTTCGGCCGTCCTCGACCACGCGGCGACCGTGACCGAGGTCGGAACCCCGGTCGCCGTCCCCGACGCGGTCACCGGCGCGTTCCTCGCTCGGGCGGCCGTCCGGGCGACTGCGTTCACCGTCCGACACAACGCCGACCGTTCGGCCGACCCCGCCTTCGCTGACGGGATGGTCCGGCGCGCCGCGGCGGTGGAACGGGACGCCGAGCGCGCCTGTGAGCGGGTAGTCGCGACCGCCGAGGCCCGCCGCTGA
- a CDS encoding IS6 family transposase — MPEFDRLNGCIEWIDLSFVERKRTPEWAIQVGIRCHLAGMSTRDASQFLDELGVKRSHVAVHNWVHKAELQPVSTVSADQLAVDEKVIRINGDDYWLYGAVDPQTNEILHFRLFPATTKQTTRWFLTELHRRYRLDGVEFLVDDADYLVNVLDEDGYRFQMISHGNRNAIERVFWEIERRTSSFATSFSHVEPQTAESWLKALAVRHNSRQS; from the coding sequence ATGCCAGAATTCGACCGCCTCAACGGATGTATCGAGTGGATCGACTTGTCGTTTGTGGAGCGAAAGCGGACTCCCGAGTGGGCGATTCAAGTGGGTATCCGGTGTCATCTCGCAGGTATGTCAACAAGGGATGCCAGTCAGTTTCTCGATGAGTTGGGAGTCAAACGTAGTCACGTCGCGGTTCACAACTGGGTGCACAAGGCCGAGCTACAGCCGGTTTCGACGGTGAGTGCGGATCAACTCGCGGTCGACGAGAAAGTGATCCGCATCAACGGTGACGACTACTGGCTGTACGGTGCCGTCGATCCCCAAACGAACGAAATCCTGCATTTCAGGCTGTTTCCAGCGACGACGAAACAGACGACGCGATGGTTTCTGACCGAGCTTCATCGACGATATCGGCTAGATGGCGTCGAATTTCTCGTCGATGACGCCGATTATCTAGTGAACGTCCTCGACGAAGACGGGTACCGATTCCAGATGATTTCACACGGGAATCGGAATGCCATCGAACGTGTCTTTTGGGAGATAGAACGACGAACCTCATCGTTCGCAACTAGTTTCAGCCATGTCGAACCGCAGACAGCAGAATCGTGGCTCAAAGCCCTCGCCGTCCGGCACAACTCACGCCAAAGTTAA
- a CDS encoding PAS domain-containing protein: MPDADCAERLLDRIMDGVFGLDTSWEFTYLNDRSRSTVHDAVSEEFTADELVGRNIWDLLPQARDSVFETKYREAVRTQESVSFDARYGPLDAWIEVTPTPPRPD, translated from the coding sequence GTGCCGGACGCCGACTGCGCTGAGCGACTGCTCGACCGCATCATGGACGGTGTCTTCGGTCTCGACACGTCCTGGGAGTTCACGTACCTGAACGACCGTTCCCGATCGACCGTCCACGACGCCGTCAGCGAGGAGTTCACCGCCGACGAACTCGTCGGCCGGAACATCTGGGACCTGCTGCCACAAGCGCGCGACTCGGTCTTCGAGACGAAGTATCGCGAAGCGGTGCGCACGCAGGAGTCCGTCTCGTTCGACGCGCGCTACGGTCCCCTCGACGCGTGGATCGAAGTCACCCCCACCCCTCCGAGACCGGACTGA